GTCCTGTGTCGACGTCCCGCGACTCACGAGTCCCATATGCGGGCAGATCGCCGACCTCGGCATGCTGTGCAGCAATGTCCGTCTCGGTACGAGGCGGTTCGACGGGTTTCAGATCGCTGTTAGCGGGTCCGGTGACGACGCGTCCCAGCGCGTCGAATCGTGACCCGTGAGCCGGGCAGTCCCACGTGTGCTCCGCCGAGTTCCACTGCACGACGCCTCCGAGGTGGGGACACATGGCCGAGAATTCGTGGACCGTGCTGTCCTCGTCCCGATAGCACGCGACTTTCGTCAAACCGCGTCGCAGGATCGCACCACAGCCCGGCATGAGCTCGCCGGCGCTCGCGACTTCGCCTGGAGTCAGCCAGTCGGTGTACTGCCACGCCGTATTCGAATTCTCCCGTGCATATTCGATCGCGGCCTTGAGCGTTTTGCGTGACGGATCGTAGAGCCTGGCCCATGGATTTTCTCTCTGCAGGATCAGATCGCTGAGCAACATCCCTGCGATCGTTCCGTGTGTCATGCCCATCCCGCAGTCGCCGGTCGCGATGTAGACGTTCTCGGCGTCGAGCGGGTTGCGGCCGATGAATGCAAGGCCGTCGATTGTCTCGAAGACCTGGCCCGACCAGCGATGCGTGACGCCGCCAACGATCGGAAAGCGGCTGCGCGTCCATTCCTCGAGGTTACGATAGCGTTGCGGAGCGTCGTCGCTCTGTCCGGTCTTGTGGTCTTCGCCGCCGACGATGAGCGTGTCGTATCCGTCGGCGCCGTGCCTTCCGTCGCCGGCCGGAGACAGCCGCACGTAATGATAGGGATCCTGCGTATCCCAGAAGAGCGCCCGCGGCGCCGCACCGGCGGGTACCCGTGCCGAAATCACGTACGAGCGATAGGCCGCCTGCTTGGTATGGATCGCGACACGATCGTTGATCGGTGTGTTGGTCGCGACGACGACCGCCGCAGCAGCAATGCTGGGGCCCTTTTCGGTTCGAACGCGCGCCTGGCGTCCGCCGGAAACCTCGGTCGCGTGCGTATCGCAGTAGATGCGGCCGCCGCAACGAACCAGCGCTGCCGCCAGGCCCGACAGGTACTGGAGCGGATGAAACTGCGCCTGGCGAGGAAACCTCAGGCAGGCGCCGATCTTCGGATGCTCGAATGGAGCCTGGGCAAGCAGCTCGAGTCCTTCGATACCGATGCGACGGGCGACTTCGAGCTCGCGCTCGAGCATCTCGAGCGGATCCCCGGGCGCGAGGAACAGATATCCATCGAGGCGCTCGAACGCGCAGCTGATCTTCTCCTGTAAACTGAGGTTTTCGATGCAATCGATCGCGGCGCTGTGGCTGTGCGCGGTAAGTCGCGCGCCCTCTTCGCCATGAAGCCGTTCGATTTCGTAGTACCTGGCATCGATCGCGTTCGACAGGTGCGCGGTGGTCCTTTCGGTTTGGCCTCCGCCGATGCGGCCGTTCTCGATCAGCACGACAGACTTACCGGCCTTCGCGAGAAGATAAGCGGTGGTAACACCTGCAATCCCTGCGCCGACGACACAGACATCGCACGAGGCATCTTTCGTCAGAGGCGGAAAGTGCGGCGTCGTCGCCGTCGACATCCAGAGTGAAGTGCTTTGGGCGTCAAGGATGGACATGGCGAGGTCTCCGAACCGGCCGACCGTGCGCCTGGTGCGCGCGGCCGGCCGGTGGCTTTCGGACGGGACAGAACCGGGCGGATCAGCGAATCAGATGTTGCGCCCGCCCGTAGTCCCCGAGTACGGGGTGCGGTGGCTCGTCTCCGAGGTCTGGCCGCTCTGCGACGACGACTGGCCGGCCAGTTTGCGCGCTTCTCCCGCGTAGTCCTCCGCCATGTCTTTTGCCTGCTCGCCCCACTCCTGGGCCTTTTCGCTCAGGTCACGGCGCAGCTCGGAACCGGACTTCGGCGAGAACAACAACGCGAGGCCTGCGCCGAACAGCATGCCGGTGCCGAACACGCCAAGCATCGGCAGGATGTCGGTGTTTCCACCGAGATAGGAACTGCTGCGGCTCTGCAGGCCGACGGCGCTGGCAATGTCTTCTCGTGACGGAAGCGATTGAAGTAGCTCTTCGATGTTCATGATGTCTCCTTGTGCCTTCGCGGTTCGTACGATTCGGATG
This sequence is a window from Candidatus Limnocylindrales bacterium. Protein-coding genes within it:
- a CDS encoding FAD-dependent oxidoreductase, which encodes MSILDAQSTSLWMSTATTPHFPPLTKDASCDVCVVGAGIAGVTTAYLLAKAGKSVVLIENGRIGGGQTERTTAHLSNAIDARYYEIERLHGEEGARLTAHSHSAAIDCIENLSLQEKISCAFERLDGYLFLAPGDPLEMLERELEVARRIGIEGLELLAQAPFEHPKIGACLRFPRQAQFHPLQYLSGLAAALVRCGGRIYCDTHATEVSGGRQARVRTEKGPSIAAAAVVVATNTPINDRVAIHTKQAAYRSYVISARVPAGAAPRALFWDTQDPYHYVRLSPAGDGRHGADGYDTLIVGGEDHKTGQSDDAPQRYRNLEEWTRSRFPIVGGVTHRWSGQVFETIDGLAFIGRNPLDAENVYIATGDCGMGMTHGTIAGMLLSDLILQRENPWARLYDPSRKTLKAAIEYARENSNTAWQYTDWLTPGEVASAGELMPGCGAILRRGLTKVACYRDEDSTVHEFSAMCPHLGGVVQWNSAEHTWDCPAHGSRFDALGRVVTGPANSDLKPVEPPRTETDIAAQHAEVGDLPAYGTRESRDVDTGQRGSR
- a CDS encoding YtxH domain-containing protein; protein product: MNIEELLQSLPSREDIASAVGLQSRSSSYLGGNTDILPMLGVFGTGMLFGAGLALLFSPKSGSELRRDLSEKAQEWGEQAKDMAEDYAGEARKLAGQSSSQSGQTSETSHRTPYSGTTGGRNI